Genomic DNA from Shewanella woodyi ATCC 51908:
GGGCCATTACCCCCTAAAATCTCAACCGTATGAACTTGAGGTAATGAAACTTCCTTCCCTTTAACCACGGCTTGCTCCCAGGATGAGAGTTTTTCATAAAACTCAACCATGGCATGGTTGAGTTTATCTTCAGTTGACTTCATTGCAATAACTCTTCATATGTGGGCTGTTGATGATAAGCATTCTGCCTGACGGCAAGTATTCAGTTCAATGGTCAAATGACTAACTTGAGTAAAATCGCTAAGTTTTGCTTTAAAATACTCCACATCTTTTGGGTTGTGGCTCACGATAGATATAGCTGCAGCGTAATGATCAGCGCTAACTTTCCAAATATGCAGATCGGCAACTTGGTGATCACTCTCCGCTTCAATCAACTCAGTTATCTTAAGCCGATAGCGATCTTCGATACTCCGATCCAATAATATTGGTGAAGTTTGACCTAAAAGTTGCCACGCCCAACGAGTAATAATGATAGAGCCAACAACTCCCATTAGGGGATCTAACCAGGTTAAGCCATACCACTTACCAAACAGTAGAGCAACAATTGCCAAAATAGAGGTCAAAGCATCTGCAAGAACATGCATATAAGCAGCACGTAGATTGTGATCATGACCTTCATGCTCATGCTCATGCTCATGCTCATGCTCATGCTCATTATGATGGTGACCATGAGCATGGCTATGTCCATGGTGATCTTTTAACAGTACAGCACTAATAAGGTTGACTGTTAAACCGATAATGGCGACAAATATCGCCTCACTAAATTGGATCTGGTGAGGGCTAAAAAACCTAACAACAGATTCTACCAACATAATTAACGCAACCATACCAAGTGCAATAGCACTGGTGAATCCACCTAAAACACTCACCTTGCCAGTACCAAATGAAAAGTCAGGGTTGTCAGCATGCTTTCTCGCGTAATAGTAAGCAAAAAGTGTGATCATAAAAGCAGCGGCGTGGGTTCCCATGTGCCAACCATCAGCCAGTAGCGCCATGGAGCCATATATTGTACCAGCGGTGATCTCAACAATCATTGTGATCACAGTCAGATAGAGAACATAGCGCGTATTGCGCTCTCCATCATGATTGAGATGTGCGAATTGGTGCGGATGTTGCCATGGTGCTATTGAATGCTGCTTCTCAGTCATATCTAACTTACTCTATATTCCTGTACATGGGATTTATCACTTTTTGATTAAGAAATAGATACTTTGATAATCAAACTAAAATCATTCTAATATAGTTTGACTATCAAAGTATATTTAATTTAAAAATAATTAACCCTTTTCTGTATCCGATGCGTTTATAGAGTTAAATTACATTTTATATAAGTCCATACGGAGACATTATGACAACACCTAGCATCAGTTTTTCGGCTAAACGTATTATCACAGCATCAGCATTGGCACTCTCAATGCTCTCATTCAATGCATTGGCAACTAGCCCTGCCCACCCAAGTGGACTCAATCAAAACATGATCACCTCAACGGCTTTCGACTCTACGAACTATCTAGCCGAAAAGAAAACTGAGATGTTTCCCGTGCCAAGTGAAGGTATGGAGCAGCATATTTTAACCTTACTACCCCTAGATAACGAAAGTGACTATATGGTCGAGATACAGATAGGGAAAACACAATTAGTAGATTGCAACAAGCATGGTTTATCTGGTGAGCTTACAGAGAACACTGTCAAAGGTTGGGGTTATAACTACTATCAAGTAGATAGCATTAACCCAGGACCGAGCACCATGATGGCTTGCTTTGACAAGGCCAAAACCGAAGCCTTCTTATCTATCCCTGGCTCTTTAAAAGTTAACTATGACAGTCGCTTACCTAAGGTATTCTACTTACCAAAAGGAAGTGAGCTTAGGTACCGGATCTGGCGTGTTGAGAGCGAGTTCAATGTCTCTAAAATAAAGTAAATTAAATTTTCATACCCAACAAAAAAGGCTACCAGATGGTAGCCTTTTCTTATAAGACGAGTTCCAATTAAATTAGATCCCGCTGATCGCTTCTTTACAAAGCTGAGTGATACGCGACCAATCTCCCTGCTCCATCGCATCAGTAGGCGCTATCCAACTTCCACCAATACAATCAACGTTTTTAAGTGCTAAATAATCTTTATAGCTGCTTGGGGTTATACCACCAGTAGGGCAGAAACGGATATCAGCAAGTGGACCAGAAAAAGCCTTAAGTGCGTTCACACCACCAGATGCCTCAGCTGGGAAAAACTTAAAGTTGGTGTAACCAAGCGACATACCTGTCATCACTTCAGAGATACTAGCAACACCAGGAATTAATGGCACAGTACCTTCCATCGCCGCCTTCAATAAGCTTGGAGTTGCACCAGGCGTAATGACAAACTGTGCTCCTGCATCAACCGCTTGCTGTAGCTGTTCTTCATTTAAGATGGTGCCAGCACCAACCAATGCATCAGGCACCTCTTCGGCAATCTTAGTGATCGCTTCTAAGGCGCAAGGTGTACGTAACGTAACTTCTAATACGCTTATTCCACCAGCCACTAACGCTTTAGCCAATGGTACAGCGTCTTCAATCTTGTTGATCACCATTACAGGAACAATCGGGCTACGATTAAAAATATCTTGTGGTTGTAATGACCAGTTATTCTTAGACATTGCGGTATTTTTCCTAATTAATAGTTTTCATCAATGGCACTGGTGCAACGAGCGCCAGTTTCCGGACTACTTAAATTTGAACGTAATGCACCAAATAGCTCTCGGCCCATTCCATAGCTTGTACTGCGAAGGTCGACCTTTTCAGGCTCTCTCGCTGCAATTTCTGGCTCAGAAACTAGCAGTGTTAGTTCACCCGTTTTAGCATCAACTCTGATCATATCGCCATTTTGAACCTTAGCGATTAATCCACCATCTAACGCTTCTGGCGTGAGGTGGATTGCCGCAGGTACCTTGCCCGATGCACCAGACATACGGCCATCAGTAAGTAGTGCGACTTTAAAGCCGCGATCTTGCAGCGTGCCTAAAATCGGTGTGAGTTTATGCAGCTCAGGCATACCAACGGCTTTAGGGCCTTGACCCTTTACCACTACAACACAATCTTTATCTAACTCACCCGCTTTAAAGATGGCATCAAGCTTATTTTGATCGTCAATCACAACAGCTGGCGCTTCAACGATACGATGCTGTTCCTGTACCGCAGAGACTTTAATCACTGCTCGGCCAAGGTTACCTTTCAGTAGCTTAAGGCCACCGTTTGCTTGGAAAGGCTCACTGACTTTAGTTAACACTTCAGCATCTAAACTATCGACTTGGCCATCTACCCAAGTAAGCTCACCATCAATAAGACGAGGCTCTTGGGTGTATTTACGTAAACCGTAACCTGCAACGGTATTCACATCTTCATGTAAAAGACCTGCATCAAGCAGCTCTCGTACTAAAAATGCCATGCCACCAGCAGCGTGGAAATGGTTGATATCTGCATGGCCATTTGGATAAACACGTGCAATTAATGGCACTGCATCCGATAGCTCAGAGAAATCATCCCAGTTAACAATGATGCCAGCAGCGCGAGCCGCAGCCACGATATGCATGGTTAAGTTAGTAGAGCCACCTGTCGCTAACAATGCAACGATGCCGTTCACGATAGACTTTTCATTGACCACTTCACCAATAGGCGTGTATTGAGTACCCATTTGTGTCAAACGGCACACCTGCTTAGCGGCAGTTTTATTGAGCTCCTCACGCAGTGGGTCGTCAGGATTAACAAATGATGATCCTGGCAGTTGCAGACCCATCACCTCTAGCATTAACTGATTACTGTTAGCCGTGCCATAGAAGGTACATGTACCAGCACTGTGATAAGAGGCAGACTCAGCTTCGAGTAACGCATTGCGATCAACCTTCCCTTGAGCGAACTGCTGACGTATACGCGCCTTCTCTTTATTTGGGATCCCTGATTTCATAGGGCCGGCTGGTACAAATAACATTGGTAGATGACCAAAGCTCAATGCACCGATCAACAGACCTGGTACAATCTTGTCGCAAATACCCAGTAGTAAAGCACCATCAAACATATTGTGAGAGAGACCAACGGCTGTAGACATGGCAATAACTTCACGGCTTAGCAAGCTAAGCTCCATGCCAGGTTGACCTTGGGTCACACCATCACACATAGCAGGGACACCTGCAGCGACTTGTGCAACACTGCCTACGTCATTACATGCTTTTTTAAGCAAGTCAGGGTAAGTTTCATAGGGTTGGTGCGCCGAAAGCATGTCATTAAACGCGGTAACAATGCCGATATTGGCCTTAGTTAACGCCTTGATTGACTGCTTCTCATCGGGTTTACAAGCTGCAAAACCATGGGCTAGATTACCGCAACTCAGAGAACTACGGTGAACGCCACTGTTCTTGGCCTCATCAAGAGCCGCGAGGTATTGAGCTCTGGACGCTTGACTTCGAGCTATGATTCTATCTGTTACTGTCTGGACTACTGAGTGCATAATTTCTCCTTAAGCGCTCCAATAAACGTCGACAGGTGTCTTATGTTGATCTAAGACAGCTCTGATCGGCATGCTATTAGCATCTTGGCTTTCGAGCGCTTGACGATAAACAGCTAACTTTTGTTCACCGACAATGTGTAAATAAATTTGGCGACTGGCTAAGATCGCTGTTTTTGACAGCGAAAGTCGTGGATTTGGTGCAGCACCTGGATTCACGGCGATACAAAGTTTATCCGTTGAGAGTGCTTGTTCAATCTCTTTTGAGCAGGGGAACCAAGAACAAGTATGGCCATCATTGCCCATACCTAACACCACGACATCGAAAGGACGTGGAAAGTGCGACAACTGCTCAATCGCCATGTCACAACCCTCTTCAGGCGTTGAGAACATGTTCTTTAAGCCACGGAACTTGGCATTGGCTGCTTTGTTTTGTAGAAGATGAGCTCTAACAAGTTTCTCATTAGAATCATCAGAGTCTCCATCCACCCAACGCTCATCCGCTAGGGTGATATACACATCGCTCCACTCAATCGGCTTATTACTGAGAAGTTGAAATAGTTTCAATGGCGTAGAGCCACCAGAGACAATTAAGCTTGCCTTTCCGCGGGAGTCAACAGCCTCTTGAAGTTGCTTTGCAATGCGCTCAGCAAGCTGATTTTCTAACGCTTCTTTGTTATCAAATGATTTGAATACACTTTCTTTAATCATCATCTCAATCCTTTACTCGTCCCAAGAACGGCCATCTTTGGCTATCAAAGCAACTGATGCTACCGGTCCCCAGCTACCCGCTGGATAAGGTTTAGGCTTCTCGTTACTCTCTTCCCAAGATTGAATAATTCCATCAACCCAGGTCCAAGCCTGCTCGACCTCATCACGACGAACAAATAGCGCCTGATTGCCTAACATTGCCTCAAGCAGCAAACGCTCATAAGCATCTGCAATACGCTCATTTTTAAAGGTATCGGTAAAGCTTAAATCCAGCTTGGTGGTTTGAAGACGCTGCTTCTGCTCAAGGCCTGGTACCTTGTTCATCATCTGGATCTCAACACCTTCATGGGGCTGGAGACGAATAGTCAACTTATTTGGTGGCAAGTTACGGTAGTTAGAACGGTAGAGATTATGGGGTGGATTTTTAAAATACACCACAATCTCAGAGCTCTTAGTTGGCATGCGTTTACCACTTCGAAGATAGAAAGGTACGCCCGCCCAACGCCAGTTGTCGATATCGACACGCAGAGCAACAAAAGTTTCTGCATTTGATTGGGTATTTGCGCCCTCCTCTTCCAAGTAACCTGGAACTGGCGAACCTTTTAAGAATCCTGAAGAGTACTGCCCTCGCACGGTATTCTCATAGATGTTATCGAGATTAATTGGGCGAAGTGACTTAAGCACTTTCACCTTTTCATCACGAATGCTGTCAGCATCAAGGTTAACTGGAGGATCCATCGCAACAAGTGTTAATACTTGCAAAAGGTGGTTCTGGATCATGTCTCTCATCTGACCCGCTTTATCGAAATAGCCCCAACGACCTTCGATACCAACCTCTTCAGCAACGGTGATCTGTACATGATCTATGGTTCTGTTATCCCACTTAGAGGCAAACAGAGAGTTGGCAAAACGCAGAGCGATAAGGTTTTGTACCGTTTCTTTACCTAAATAGTGGTCGATTCGGTAGACCTGATCCTCATTATAAAACGCAGCAACTTGATCGTTGATCACTTTCGATGAAGCGAGATCTGAGCCAATAGGCTTTTCAAGTACAACGCGGGAATCAGATTGAATAAGGTTTTGTTCGTGAAGACAGCGACAGATATCACCGAAGATGGCAGGCGGAGTGGCGAAATAACTGACCATCACGCGTTTGTGTGGTTCTAACAGTTCATGAAAAGCCTGATAACCTTCTGACTCTGTAAAGTTCGTGCCGATGTAGTGACAACGAGTTAGGAAGCGGGCTAGAGTCTCTTCACAGAGTTCCTCTTTTACAAAGCCTCTTAACGCTTTGACAACTAACTCATTAAACTCTTCATGGGTAAAAGCATCTTTAGCAACGCCGATCACTTTCGTATCTTCGTTAAGCAAACCAGCCTTATCCAATTGGTATAAAGAAGGCAGTAATTTGCGACGAGCCAAGTCACCTTTAGTTCCAAACAATACAAAATCACAAGCTTTGGCTTCTGGTGTTGTTATGCCCATAGCTTCTTAATCTCCTTTCATCGCTGTGTCCCATCGAATCGATGAGAATTCACATGTTTGTTGTAATATAACAACAGAATTTATGAATTGCATCAAAATTCTGCAAAAAGACGACACTTACTGAACTAGGCATTTCTATGAATTATCTGATATGCTTTTTGTGATTAAATTACTATATATAGTAGAAAGTTTTATCAGTTCATTAATTATAATTCGTCGTACAGGTCAAGTTTCTACCTTTTAGAAACTTTCGAAACCGACAAAAAAGAAAAAATATAATTACATTACTTTCGAGTGGATATACGCATATGAATACCCTAGAAAAGGTTCAAAAAAGCCTTACACATTTTAGTAAATCAGAGCGAAAAGTAGCAGAGGTTATATTAGCCTCCCCTCAAACCGCGATCCACTCTAGTATCGCAACACTGGCTAAAATGGCTGATGTGAGTGAGCCTACTGTAAATCGTTTCTGCCGCCGCTTAGACACTAAAGGTTTTCCTGACTTTAAACTTCACTTAGCCCAAAGCTTAGCGAACGGTACACCCTATGTTAGTCGGCATGTAGAGGAGGATGACAGTCCTGACTCATACACAACAAAAATCTTTGAATCATCAATGGCTTCCCTTGATACTGCAAGGCAAAGCATAGACACAGCAGCCATTAACAAGGCCGTTGATATCTTGACTCAAGCCAAAAAGATCTCCTTTTTTGGCCTAGGCGCATCGGCTTCTGTGGCCCATGACGCTCAAAATAAATTCTTCCGTTTTAACGTGCCTGTTATCTGTTTTGATGACGTTTTGATGCAACGTATGAGTTGTATCAATAGCGGAGAAGGTGATGTCATTGTACTCATTTCGCACACTGGACGCACTAAATCTATGATAGATATTGCCCGAATAGCCCGTGAAAACGGCGCGGCAGTCATAGGTATTACGGCCCGTTACTCCCCCTTGTCAACTGAGTGTACTCTGCCGGTGACAATGGAAGTACCTGAAGATACAGATATGTACCTCCCCATGGCCTCACGTTTAGCACAATTGGTGGTCGTTGATGTCCTAGCAACAGGTTTCACTCTACGCCGTGGACCACGTTTTAGAGAAAGTTTAAAACGTGTAAAAGAGGTTTTAAAAGAGTCTAGGATCGACAAAGATTCAGTACTGTAACTCAATTTCCTTCCCAAAGTGGCAGTACGACTTTCTTATTACTGCCACAATTCTTGCCTAATTTAGCTTAACTTCACATATTTTATATCTTGCGCTAGATCATTTTGTTTGTAATTTTCCTACAAAACCACAAATTCTCTGTTAATATAGTGTCAGATTTTTTTTAAACTTACCGGAGTATCCCATGTTCCGCAGAACCAAAATCGTAACAACTCTAGGCCCAGCAACTGACCGCGATGACAATTTACGTCGTATTATCAAAGCTGGCGCAAATGTCGTTCGTCTTAACTTCTCTCACGGTTCACCTGAAGATCACCTAAAACGTGCTACTGATGCACGCAATATAGCAAAAGAGCTAGGTGTTCATGTTGCTATTCTTGGCGATCTTCAAGGTCCAAAGATCCGCGTATCAACTTTCAAAGACAACAAAAAGGTGCAGCTAGACTTAGGTAATAGCTTCATCTTGGATGCTGATCTTGAAAAAGGTGAAGGCGACGAGCATCAAGTTGGTATCGACTACAAAGAACTTCCAAATGATGTCAACATCGGCGATATCCTGATGCTTGATGATGGTCGCGTTCAACTACGTGTTGAAAAAGTAGAAGGCAATAAGGTTCACACCACAGTCACAGTTGCGGGTCCTTTATCTAATAATAAAGGGATCAACAAGCAAGGCGGTGGTTTATCAGCAGCAGCGCTTACTGAAAAAGACAAGCGTGACATTGTCACCGCCGCTGAGATTCAAGTTGACTACCTTGCCGTCTCTTTCCCTCGCAGTGGTGCAGATCTTAATTATGCTCGCTCATTGGCACAGGCTGCAGGTAGTAATGCACTGATTGTCTCTAAAGTTGAACGCGCTGAAGCTGTGGCAACTGATGAAGCGATGGATGATGTTATCCTGGCTTCTGATGTGGTAATGGTTGCACGTGGTGACTTAGGTGTTGAGATTGGCGATCCAGCGTTAGTCGCTGTACAGAAGAAGTTAATCAGCCGCTCTCGTCAACTAAACAAGAGTGTGATCACTGCAACTCAAATGATGGAGTCGATGATCACTAGCCCTATGCCAACCCGCGCAGAAGTGATGGATGTGGCGAATGCGGTTCTTGATGGAACTGATGCGGTTATGCTTTCAGCTGAAACAGCTGCTGGTGACTTCCCTGAAGAGACAGTAAAAGCGATGTCGAACGTCTGTCTTGGTGCTGAAGCTCACCCAAGTGTGCAAGTATCAAAGCACAGACTCGATGAGAGCTTTGACTCAGTTGAAGAGACAATCGCCTTATCGACTATGTATGCAGCCAACCACCTTAAAGGTATCAAAGCTATTGTGGCACTCACTGAGTCTGGTGCTACAGCACAGTTAATGTCTCGTATTAGTTCAGCTCTGCCTATCTTTGCTCTATCACGCCATGAAGTGACATTGGCAAAGATGGCACTGTACCGTGGTGTTAAGCCAGTTCACTTTGATTCAACCACTGTAAGCGCAGATGATATCGCACGTAAAGCATTAGAAACTCTTGCAGAATCTGGTGATTTGAAAAGCGGCGATATGGTTCTGATGACTAAAGGTGATTCAATGGAGACTATCGGTGGCACCAATACTTGTAAAGTATTGATCGTCGCATAATCTTTATCTAGTGATGATAAAAGGTTCGCCGCGGCGAACCTTTTTTATGCCTAACAGTTTGCAGAGAAACAAAAAAGGACGCTACGGCGTCCTTTTTTCATTTAGCTTTTTCAATTTAGCAACTACAAGCTTTTAAAATCATCAACATTAATTGCCGCAAGACGCAGTTCATCGGCTTTAAGCAATGAGTTGAGCTCATCTTGAGTGATAATGGACTGCTCTGCTGCTAAGGCAAATAACTCAAGGCCAGCTAACTTCTTCGGCAATGTGCCATCACGCTGAGCCACTTTTATCTTTTTATAGATGTTACGGCACTCATATTGCGCCAAAAATGCCGCTTCAACTTCCGCAATACCACCTTTATCCTGTTCAAAATCAGGACAGAGGAAGGTTAAACGGTCACGAGCAGGCCCAGGTTGCATCATCCCCTTAACAAGCTCAGTGGTCATCTTGTCACTCGGTCCATTGAAATGGTTACCTAACGGGAAGATCAATGCTCTCATCATCCAGGCAACAGGACGATTAGGGAAGTTACGTAGCGCCCCTTGAAGTGCATTAGCTGCATTTTGCAAACGAGTCATCATCACATAACGTACCGCGGGCAGATCATCATGTTGACGACCATTATCTTCGAACATCTTTAATGTAGCCGATGCTAGATATAGCTCACTCAATACGTCACCCATACGCGCTGAAAGCATCTCTTTTCGCTTAAGATCGCCTCCCATGATCAACATCGAGAGATCGGTCATCAAAGCCAAAGCCGATGATAGTCGAGTCATATCGCGGTAGTACTGCTGAGTTTCACCACTAACAGGAGACTGGTTAAAGCGACTTCCAGTTAAAGCGCTAAAGAGTGAGCTAAACGCATTTCTTGCTCCATAACCAAGGTGACCAAGCAGCAAGGAGTCAAAACGTTCCAAAGCTGCACAAGTATCCTCCATCGCAGCCGTTTCCATCTCAGCGAGCACATAAGGGTGACAACGTGTTGCACCTTGACCAAAGATCATCAAGCTGCGAGTTAGAATGTTAGCTCCCTCGACAGTAATAGAGATGGGGTTCGCCATATAGGGCTGACCTAAATAGTTCTTAGGGCCGAGTTGGATCCCCTTACCCGACTGAATATCCATTGCATCATTAAGCACATCACGACTCATCTCAGTCATGTGGTATTTGGCAATAGCAGTCACTACAGAGGGTTTAACCTTAAGATCGATCCCCGTAGTTGTTAGGCGTCTTGCAGCCTCCAACTGATAGGTATTGGCGATGATCCGAGCAAGGGCCTCCTGAACACCTTCAAAATGACCGATAGATAGGCCAAATTGGTGACGGACATAACTGTATGCCGTTGTTGTCTTAGTCGCAGTGTGACCCGATGCGGTTGAAAGTGCAGGCAGTGAGATACCACGCCCCGCCGAGAGACACTCAACTAGCATACGCCAGCCACGTCCTGCATACTGAGGCCCACCAATGATCCAATCAAGAGGAATAAACACATCCTTACCTTGAGTTGTACCATTCATAAAGGCCATGTTTAATGGATTGTGTCTCTGTCCAATGACCACTCCTTCATGATCTGTTGGGATAAGCGCACAGGTAATTCCGAGCTCCTTCTTATCCCCTAACAGTCCATCTGGATCTTCCATCTGAAATGCCAGACCCAATACCGTTGAAACTGGGGCTAACGTGATATAACGCTTATCCCAGTTCAACCTTAATCCCAATACCTCTTCACCTTCAAATGTCTCTCTACAGACAACACCGGTATCGGGAATTGCGCCTGCATCACTGCCCGCTTCAGGACCTGTCAGAGCGAAACAAGGCACTGCTTCACCAGATGCCAGTTTTGGTAACCAATATTCACGTTGCTCTTTGGTACCATAATGTGTCAGTAATTCACCTGGTCCTAGAGAGTTGGGAACCATAACAGTCACAGCCGCACTAACACTTCGGCTAGCGAGCTTGGCAACTATCGTCGAGCTAGCGTATGCAGAGAAGGCCTTACCGCCATACTCTTTTGGTATTATAAGGGCAAAGAACCCCTCTTTTTTAAAGTAATCCCATAGCTCTGGTGGCAAATCTTTGCGGTTTTGTACAATATCAAAATCATCAATTAAAGTGAGAGCTGTCATCACTTGATTTTCAATAAAATCCTGCTCCTCAGCAGTTAGTTTAGGTTTACCGTAGCTATGCAGAGTATCCCAATTGGGTTTACCTCTAAACAACTCACCTTCCCACCACACATCACCCGCTTCCATCGCTTCTTTTTCAGTATCTGAAAGCGGAGGAAGTACCTTTTTAAAAAACGAAAAAATTGGACGCGTAATAAATTGCATCCTAATACTTTTGACACCAAACAGCACAATAACAACCAGTAGTGCAAGTATAAATAGAGTCATGGATTTACCTTTTAAAAAACACCTTAATTAACCGGTACTGAAACCCCGGCAGAGAGATAGGGAATAACTTTTCGAATAACGGCTTCTATGTCATTATGTTCGTTAAAATCTGCCGCTGCAATCTCTGTTAACGCATCGGCCGATGCCATAGTGAAAACCACAGTACCTAAGGTGAAGTGTAAGCGCCAAAACATCTCTGCAGGTGGGATATGAGGAGCACTATCTGCTACAGCTTTAACAAACTGAGTCAAATGTTCACCATAATGAGTGGTAATAAACCACCTCAGATGCCCTTGACTCTCGATATACCCGCGGCCAAGAAGCTGTAGAAATGTACTAGTACCTTCCGCTCTTAATTGATTTAAGTCCAGTAATGGTTCCACAAGGGATGAGAAAATATCATTTAACGATGCCCCCTCTTCTGAACTTTGTAATGTCACAATTCTTGCCGATGCTACAGGCATAAATACGTCAAGATAACGAGCCAAAACGGCTCTGATCAACTCTTTTTTAGAGCCAAAGTGATAATTGACTGAGGCAAGATTCACCTCAGCCTTACTGGTTATCAAACGCAATGAGGTCTCTGAAAAGCCTCGTTCTGCAAATAATTTTTCCGCTGCATCCAGTATTCTTGTTTTTGTATCGGATCGATTTGCCATTCCGTTGCCTTCCTAACTCTATTTAAAACACTCGTTTAAATTAAACATTGACACCCTTCTTGTCAAACTAAATTACTGTCAATTTATCTCCACACTAGTAAATATGGCTATAAACGGCTTTTACTATCTGCAGTTATTAAAAACTGTGCATTGAGTTAGAATACTCAACACAAAAATAACAAGGGATATGAATTCATGAAACTTTCCACTGCAAGACTTTCAAAGATCTCGCTGCTGGTCGGCTTAACATTAGCCGCCACAGCTTGTCAAAAAGTGCAGTCTGACGAAACAGTATCAGCACAAACCAGCGTTGCAGAAGCCGAGCAATTTATAACACAATCCGAACAAGCCTTGAGCGAACTCTCTATCGAAGTTAATCGTTCAGAGTGGATCTACAGCAACTTTATTACGGAAGATACCGCTGCCTTATCAGCTTCAGTTGGAGAGAAATACACCGCGACGACTGTGAAGCTTGCCACAGTTGCTGCAAACTACACTCAACTTCCTCTCAGTGCCGATAATTTACGTAAGCTCAACATTCTACGCAGCGCACTAGT
This window encodes:
- the dmeF gene encoding CDF family Co(II)/Ni(II) efflux transporter DmeF yields the protein MTEKQHSIAPWQHPHQFAHLNHDGERNTRYVLYLTVITMIVEITAGTIYGSMALLADGWHMGTHAAAFMITLFAYYYARKHADNPDFSFGTGKVSVLGGFTSAIALGMVALIMLVESVVRFFSPHQIQFSEAIFVAIIGLTVNLISAVLLKDHHGHSHAHGHHHNEHEHEHEHEHEHEGHDHNLRAAYMHVLADALTSILAIVALLFGKWYGLTWLDPLMGVVGSIIITRWAWQLLGQTSPILLDRSIEDRYRLKITELIEAESDHQVADLHIWKVSADHYAAAISIVSHNPKDVEYFKAKLSDFTQVSHLTIELNTCRQAECLSSTAHI
- the eco gene encoding serine protease inhibitor ecotin gives rise to the protein MTTPSISFSAKRIITASALALSMLSFNALATSPAHPSGLNQNMITSTAFDSTNYLAEKKTEMFPVPSEGMEQHILTLLPLDNESDYMVEIQIGKTQLVDCNKHGLSGELTENTVKGWGYNYYQVDSINPGPSTMMACFDKAKTEAFLSIPGSLKVNYDSRLPKVFYLPKGSELRYRIWRVESEFNVSKIK
- a CDS encoding bifunctional 4-hydroxy-2-oxoglutarate aldolase/2-dehydro-3-deoxy-phosphogluconate aldolase; translated protein: MSKNNWSLQPQDIFNRSPIVPVMVINKIEDAVPLAKALVAGGISVLEVTLRTPCALEAITKIAEEVPDALVGAGTILNEEQLQQAVDAGAQFVITPGATPSLLKAAMEGTVPLIPGVASISEVMTGMSLGYTNFKFFPAEASGGVNALKAFSGPLADIRFCPTGGITPSSYKDYLALKNVDCIGGSWIAPTDAMEQGDWSRITQLCKEAISGI
- the edd gene encoding phosphogluconate dehydratase is translated as MHSVVQTVTDRIIARSQASRAQYLAALDEAKNSGVHRSSLSCGNLAHGFAACKPDEKQSIKALTKANIGIVTAFNDMLSAHQPYETYPDLLKKACNDVGSVAQVAAGVPAMCDGVTQGQPGMELSLLSREVIAMSTAVGLSHNMFDGALLLGICDKIVPGLLIGALSFGHLPMLFVPAGPMKSGIPNKEKARIRQQFAQGKVDRNALLEAESASYHSAGTCTFYGTANSNQLMLEVMGLQLPGSSFVNPDDPLREELNKTAAKQVCRLTQMGTQYTPIGEVVNEKSIVNGIVALLATGGSTNLTMHIVAAARAAGIIVNWDDFSELSDAVPLIARVYPNGHADINHFHAAGGMAFLVRELLDAGLLHEDVNTVAGYGLRKYTQEPRLIDGELTWVDGQVDSLDAEVLTKVSEPFQANGGLKLLKGNLGRAVIKVSAVQEQHRIVEAPAVVIDDQNKLDAIFKAGELDKDCVVVVKGQGPKAVGMPELHKLTPILGTLQDRGFKVALLTDGRMSGASGKVPAAIHLTPEALDGGLIAKVQNGDMIRVDAKTGELTLLVSEPEIAAREPEKVDLRSTSYGMGRELFGALRSNLSSPETGARCTSAIDENY
- the pgl gene encoding 6-phosphogluconolactonase; translation: MIKESVFKSFDNKEALENQLAERIAKQLQEAVDSRGKASLIVSGGSTPLKLFQLLSNKPIEWSDVYITLADERWVDGDSDDSNEKLVRAHLLQNKAANAKFRGLKNMFSTPEEGCDMAIEQLSHFPRPFDVVVLGMGNDGHTCSWFPCSKEIEQALSTDKLCIAVNPGAAPNPRLSLSKTAILASRQIYLHIVGEQKLAVYRQALESQDANSMPIRAVLDQHKTPVDVYWSA
- the zwf gene encoding glucose-6-phosphate dehydrogenase — its product is MGITTPEAKACDFVLFGTKGDLARRKLLPSLYQLDKAGLLNEDTKVIGVAKDAFTHEEFNELVVKALRGFVKEELCEETLARFLTRCHYIGTNFTESEGYQAFHELLEPHKRVMVSYFATPPAIFGDICRCLHEQNLIQSDSRVVLEKPIGSDLASSKVINDQVAAFYNEDQVYRIDHYLGKETVQNLIALRFANSLFASKWDNRTIDHVQITVAEEVGIEGRWGYFDKAGQMRDMIQNHLLQVLTLVAMDPPVNLDADSIRDEKVKVLKSLRPINLDNIYENTVRGQYSSGFLKGSPVPGYLEEEGANTQSNAETFVALRVDIDNWRWAGVPFYLRSGKRMPTKSSEIVVYFKNPPHNLYRSNYRNLPPNKLTIRLQPHEGVEIQMMNKVPGLEQKQRLQTTKLDLSFTDTFKNERIADAYERLLLEAMLGNQALFVRRDEVEQAWTWVDGIIQSWEESNEKPKPYPAGSWGPVASVALIAKDGRSWDE
- a CDS encoding MurR/RpiR family transcriptional regulator, producing the protein MNTLEKVQKSLTHFSKSERKVAEVILASPQTAIHSSIATLAKMADVSEPTVNRFCRRLDTKGFPDFKLHLAQSLANGTPYVSRHVEEDDSPDSYTTKIFESSMASLDTARQSIDTAAINKAVDILTQAKKISFFGLGASASVAHDAQNKFFRFNVPVICFDDVLMQRMSCINSGEGDVIVLISHTGRTKSMIDIARIARENGAAVIGITARYSPLSTECTLPVTMEVPEDTDMYLPMASRLAQLVVVDVLATGFTLRRGPRFRESLKRVKEVLKESRIDKDSVL